A genome region from Rubinisphaera margarita includes the following:
- the feoB gene encoding ferrous iron transport protein B, with translation MSGSMTRPESASQSEVPPNQRSPRSVHVALIGNPNTGKSTLFNALAGMNARVGNYPGVTVEKKVGRFRHEGHEVHLIDLPGTYSLSPRTADEMVSVRVLLGTQPQEKPIDAAICIVDATHLERNLYLFSQILDLGVPAILVLNMWDEVLKSETSIDVAALQERLGIPVITTVARKGIGVDQIKDAVVELFDESKPNTAKRPELFPENFRAAQQKLHAEVETRTGRALPHYLAERLLLDVHGETEREILQEDRSLNPLINELRSELAQANCPIPAIEPRVRYGWARQILDGVITKPAKGHLKQKKDHLDAWLTHRVTGPVIFAAIMLLMFQAIYTWAGPLMDAIESVQGLAADAVISAMAPGALRSLIVDGLIAGVGSVVVFLPQIAFLFLFIAILEDCGYMSRAAYIMDRLMTKVGLSGKSFVPLMSSYACAIPGIMATRTIEDRRDRFVTMLVAPLMSCSARLPVYLLMINAFIPNEAMLGGLLNLQGVVLFVFYLLGAVVAVPIAWILKKTWFKGEPAPFVMELPSFKFPSLRVVFYRVYDRAKAFLARAGTLIFLTTVIVWALGYFPGDHSQLDQVMTQLESPGVEEGTPEEEALEDQRRQLSASLLDQSFLGRAGHAIEPVVRPLGWDWRLGIGTLASFPAREVVIGTLGTIFSLGGDVDESDTRLIDRLRAARHENGEPLFNVPVALSVMVFFALCAQCGATLMVMRRETNSWKWPVFSFAYMTLLAYVGALLTYQIGMLFVGT, from the coding sequence ATGTCGGGATCGATGACCAGACCTGAATCCGCCTCCCAGTCTGAGGTTCCGCCGAACCAGCGCTCCCCCCGCTCCGTTCATGTGGCCCTGATCGGCAATCCCAACACCGGCAAGAGCACGCTGTTCAATGCGCTGGCCGGCATGAATGCGCGCGTCGGGAACTATCCCGGCGTCACCGTCGAGAAGAAAGTCGGTCGCTTCCGCCACGAGGGGCACGAAGTCCACCTGATCGACCTGCCGGGAACGTACAGCCTTTCTCCCCGCACGGCTGATGAGATGGTCTCCGTTCGTGTTCTGCTCGGGACGCAGCCACAGGAAAAGCCGATCGATGCGGCCATCTGTATCGTCGACGCCACGCACCTCGAACGAAACCTGTACCTCTTCAGCCAGATCCTCGACCTCGGCGTGCCGGCCATTCTCGTGCTCAACATGTGGGACGAAGTCCTCAAGAGCGAGACAAGCATCGACGTTGCCGCGTTGCAGGAACGGCTCGGGATTCCGGTCATTACCACCGTTGCCCGCAAGGGGATCGGTGTCGATCAGATTAAGGATGCGGTCGTCGAACTGTTCGACGAATCGAAACCGAACACCGCAAAGCGACCGGAACTGTTCCCGGAGAACTTCCGGGCGGCTCAGCAGAAACTCCACGCCGAAGTCGAAACGCGAACCGGCCGGGCCCTGCCCCACTATCTGGCGGAACGACTTCTGCTTGACGTTCATGGCGAAACCGAACGGGAAATTCTGCAGGAAGACCGATCACTCAATCCGCTGATTAATGAATTGCGGAGCGAACTGGCTCAGGCCAACTGTCCAATTCCGGCAATTGAGCCCCGGGTCCGTTACGGCTGGGCCCGCCAGATACTTGATGGTGTGATCACCAAACCGGCGAAAGGACACCTGAAGCAGAAAAAGGATCATCTCGATGCCTGGCTGACCCATCGTGTAACCGGGCCGGTGATCTTTGCCGCGATCATGCTGCTGATGTTCCAGGCCATTTACACCTGGGCTGGCCCGCTGATGGATGCGATTGAATCCGTTCAGGGGCTGGCGGCCGACGCGGTAATCTCGGCCATGGCTCCGGGAGCCCTTCGCAGTCTGATTGTCGACGGACTCATTGCCGGCGTCGGATCTGTGGTCGTGTTTCTCCCGCAGATCGCGTTTCTGTTCCTGTTCATCGCCATCCTGGAAGACTGCGGCTACATGTCGCGAGCCGCTTACATTATGGACCGGCTGATGACCAAAGTCGGTCTGAGCGGGAAGTCATTCGTGCCGTTGATGTCGTCGTATGCCTGCGCGATCCCCGGCATCATGGCGACGCGAACTATTGAAGATCGGCGCGACCGGTTTGTGACGATGCTCGTCGCTCCACTAATGAGCTGCTCGGCACGATTGCCGGTTTATCTGCTCATGATCAACGCCTTCATTCCGAACGAAGCGATGCTCGGCGGCCTGCTGAATCTGCAGGGCGTAGTGCTGTTCGTGTTCTATCTTCTCGGCGCGGTCGTCGCCGTTCCAATCGCCTGGATCCTGAAAAAGACCTGGTTCAAAGGCGAGCCGGCTCCGTTCGTGATGGAACTGCCCAGCTTCAAATTTCCGTCGCTGCGTGTCGTGTTCTATCGGGTTTACGATCGCGCTAAAGCCTTCCTGGCTCGAGCGGGAACGCTCATTTTCCTGACCACCGTCATCGTCTGGGCACTGGGTTACTTCCCGGGAGACCACTCGCAGCTCGATCAGGTGATGACTCAACTCGAGAGCCCTGGCGTCGAAGAAGGCACACCGGAAGAGGAAGCACTCGAAGACCAACGGCGGCAGCTTTCCGCATCGTTGCTCGACCAGAGTTTTCTCGGCCGGGCGGGACATGCGATTGAACCGGTGGTTCGTCCGCTGGGCTGGGACTGGCGTCTCGGCATCGGCACGCTGGCTTCGTTCCCTGCCCGTGAAGTCGTGATCGGTACGCTCGGAACGATCTTCAGCCTGGGTGGTGATGTCGACGAAAGCGATACGCGGCTGATCGACCGGTTGCGGGCGGCCCGTCATGAGAACGGGGAGCCGTTGTTCAACGTGCCGGTCGCATTGTCGGTGATGGTCTTCTTTGCCCTGTGTGCACAATGCGGCGCCACACTGATGGTGATGCGACGGGAAACAAACAGTTGGAAGTGGCCCGTGTTCTCGTTCGCCTACATGACGCTCCTCGCTTATGTCGGAGCGTTGTTGACGTATCAAATCGGGATGCTTTTCGTAGGAACCTGA
- a CDS encoding FeoA family protein has protein sequence MPKLNDLKEQDIAIVEDVEGSDSVAMRLMEMGIIPGEEIELIGRAPLGDPLEFRISGYQLSLRKSEAARVTIRFASPE, from the coding sequence ATGCCCAAACTGAATGATCTAAAAGAGCAGGACATCGCTATTGTCGAAGATGTCGAAGGCTCTGACTCGGTCGCGATGCGGCTGATGGAGATGGGAATTATTCCCGGTGAAGAGATCGAACTGATCGGGCGTGCCCCGCTGGGCGATCCGCTGGAGTTTCGCATTTCGGGCTATCAGCTCTCCCTTCGCAAATCTGAAGCGGCTCGTGTTACAATTCGCTTCGCTTCCCCCGAGTAA